A window of Ranitomeya variabilis isolate aRanVar5 chromosome 2, aRanVar5.hap1, whole genome shotgun sequence contains these coding sequences:
- the CEP43 gene encoding centrosomal protein 43: MSAAEEDTELRDLLIHTLENNGVLNRIKAELRASVFLALEEQEESKPALVNERLRQFLATSDGRLLACLLTDFLQHFHLDFTLAVLQPEACLPSAPPDQRASAARDLGLAGSEAPLLLELLRQREAAAPRELPPGRTEQARATYRQRAGTGEVGEAELRALLLELCPHFHRGMLDAYITEQLAGGAVDEQRFLAVYRGLFLQCRSVVVGDYKSSSPQPDQEEDDLEGDSFFDDPFPKPERSYGWKEEVHPGASPSLSGSPKGRDQDRDGSLRSASEKMASLEIGAAQEDDYMDDFHSSSQRSEASIGEDLEEELSVDELTASDHKLEELTLDNSISHLSDVADYLEDIS, encoded by the coding sequence ATGTCTGCGGCGGAGGAGGACACGGAGCTCCGGGATCTGCTGATCCACACGCTGGAGAATAACGGCGTCCTGAACCGGATCAAGGCCGAGCTGCGGGCGTCCGTGTTCCTGGCGctggaggagcaggaggagagtAAGCCGGCGCTTGTGAACGAGAGGCTGCGGCAGTTCCTGGCCACCAGCGATGGCCGCCTGCTCGCCTGCCTGCTCACCGACTTCCTGCAGCACTTCCACCTGGACTTCACCCTGGCCGTGCTGCAGCCGGAGGCCTGCCTGCCCAGCGCGCCCCCCGACCAGCGCGCGTCCGCCGCCCGGGACCTGGGGCTGGCGGGGTCGGAGGCGCCGCTGCTGCTGGAGCTGCTCCGCCAGAGAGAGGCGGCGGCCCCGCGGGAGCTGCCCCCGGGGCGCACTGAGCAGGCCCGGGCCACGTACCGGCAGCGGGCGGGCACCGGGGAGGTCGGGGAGGCGGAGCTGCGGGCGCTGCTGCTGGAGCTGTGTCCCCACTTCCACCGGGGCATGCTGGACGCCTACATCACCGAGCAGCTGGCGGGGGGCGCCGTAGACGAGCAGCGCTTCCTGGCCGTGTACCGGGGGCTCTTCCTGCAGTGCAGGAGTGTGGTAGTCGGCGACTACAAGAGCAGCAGCCCGCAGCCGGACCAGGAGGAGGACGACCTGGAAGGAGACTCGTTCTTCGATGACCCCTTCCCCAAGCCTGAGAGGAGCTATGGCTGGAAGGAGGAGGTCCACCCCGGAGCCTCACCCTCCCTCTCCGGGTCACCTAAGGGCAGGGACCAGGACAGAGACGGCTCGCTGAGGTCCGCCTCCGAGAAGATGGCCTCTCTGGAGATCGGGGCGGCTCAGGAGGACGACTacatggatgacttccacagcagcAGCCAGAGGAGCGAGGCCAGTATCGGCgaggacctggaggaggagctgtcTGTGGACGAGCTGACGGCTAGTGACCACAAGCTGGAGGAGCTCACGCTGGACAACTCCATCTCCCACCTCAGCGATGTGGCCGACTACCTGGAGGACATCTCTTGA